The Chlorocebus sabaeus isolate Y175 chromosome 16, mChlSab1.0.hap1, whole genome shotgun sequence genome window below encodes:
- the LOC103242764 gene encoding C-C motif chemokine 4 — protein sequence MKLCVTVLSLLALVAAFCSPALSAPMGSDPPTSCCFSYTVRKLPRNFVVDYYETSSLCSQPAVVFQTKRGKQVCADPSETWVQEYVNDLELN from the exons ATGAAGCTGTGCGTGACTGTCCTGTCTCTCCTTGCGCTAGTAGCTGCCTTCTGCTCTCCAGCACTCTCAGCACCAA TGGGCTCAGACCCTCCCACCTCCTGCTGCTTTTCTTACACCGTGAGGAAGCTTCCTCGCAACTTTGTGGTAGATTACTACGAGACCAGCAGCCTCTGCTCCCAGCCAGCTGTGGT ATTCCAGACCAAAAGAGGGAAACAAGTCTGCGCTGACCCCAGTGAGACCTGGGTCCAGGAGTATGTTAATGACCTGGAACTGAACTGA